A stretch of the Thalassotalea euphylliae genome encodes the following:
- a CDS encoding HlyC/CorC family transporter: MDNISTSTLFIILGVLIFISAYFSGSETGMMSLNRYRLRHLEKQKHKGAKRVSKLLEKPDRLIGLILIGNNLVNVFASLVSGVIFARFFGDAGIFYAGLALTLVILVFAEVTPKTLAALYPEKVAFPSSVILTLLLKVLFPFVIAVNWITNGFLALLRISSEQREQHSLSTEELKTVVNESSALLPERDQNMLVSILDLEKVTVEDIMIPRNELVGIDINEDWKKIQKQLTQSNHTRVLLYRDNIDDVVGYVHMRDALRLLSKNQFTKATLLRAVRELYFIPEGTPLNVQLLKFQHAKERLGLVVDEYGDIQGLVTLEDILEEIVGDFTTTAAPAPSEEVHHQPDGSYLIDGSASIRDINKEMSWHLPTDGPKTLNGLIIEYLEDIPQAKLSVRIAGYPVEIVDVSDNMIKTVRIMPEHFSGETPEE, from the coding sequence TTGGACAACATTTCGACTAGTACACTGTTTATTATTTTAGGTGTGCTCATATTTATCTCTGCCTATTTTTCTGGCTCAGAAACAGGCATGATGTCACTCAATAGGTACCGTCTTAGGCACCTTGAAAAACAAAAACACAAAGGTGCGAAAAGAGTAAGTAAACTGCTCGAAAAACCGGATCGATTGATCGGGCTTATTCTCATCGGCAACAACTTAGTTAATGTATTTGCATCGCTAGTTTCAGGGGTTATTTTTGCTCGCTTTTTTGGCGACGCAGGTATTTTTTACGCAGGTCTGGCATTAACCTTAGTTATTCTGGTTTTTGCCGAAGTAACACCGAAAACGCTAGCTGCCCTGTACCCCGAAAAAGTGGCATTCCCAAGCTCAGTTATTCTGACTTTATTGTTAAAAGTGCTGTTCCCTTTTGTTATCGCGGTTAATTGGATAACGAACGGCTTTTTGGCATTGCTGAGAATAAGCTCAGAACAGCGAGAACAGCACAGCTTAAGCACCGAAGAATTAAAAACCGTCGTTAACGAGTCAAGTGCCTTGCTACCAGAGCGCGATCAAAACATGCTGGTGAGCATTCTCGACCTAGAGAAAGTTACGGTTGAAGATATTATGATCCCGCGTAACGAGTTAGTGGGCATTGATATCAACGAAGACTGGAAGAAAATTCAAAAGCAGTTAACGCAATCAAACCACACCCGTGTACTCTTGTATCGTGACAATATCGATGATGTTGTTGGCTACGTACATATGCGTGATGCGCTGCGTTTATTATCAAAAAACCAATTTACCAAAGCGACACTGCTGCGCGCTGTACGTGAATTGTATTTTATCCCTGAGGGTACCCCGCTCAATGTTCAACTACTTAAGTTCCAACACGCGAAAGAACGTTTGGGCTTAGTTGTTGACGAGTACGGCGACATTCAAGGTTTAGTCACGCTTGAGGACATCCTAGAAGAGATTGTTGGCGACTTTACAACAACAGCTGCTCCTGCACCATCAGAAGAAGTTCATCACCAGCCTGATGGCTCCTACTTAATTGATGGAAGTGCCTCTATTCGAGACATTAATAAGGAAATGTCATGGCATTTACCCACAGACGGACCGAAAACGCTTAATGGCTTAATTATTGAGTATTTGGAAGATATTCCACAAGCTAAACTAAGTGTTAGGATCGCCGGCTATCCGGTAGAGATCGTTGACGTAAGCGACAACATGATCAAAACCGTACGTATAATGCCCGAACACTTTTCAGGCGAAACCCCAGAAGAATAA
- a CDS encoding cytochrome C assembly family protein, whose product MDFIDISTLIAAFCYLFATASILSKLFDSKGPNHLVVLLLACIAIVPHTLLTTNALFVDGAINFNLPNVVTLVSVVITMLITATAVKYQLNLLQPAAYGFASIWLFISFFLPDVAHIPLAVTQATVLSHITLSLIAYCVLIIACLYGFQVAYINMKLKSKNLAAVNHLPPLMLVERQLFTILAVGTIALAATNLTGFIFLDGLFNTDNAHKTVLSLLALLIYSIILWGHFKNGWRGHRVLTLTLVATALLTLSYFGSRFVKEFLLS is encoded by the coding sequence GTGGACTTTATTGACATTAGCACTTTAATTGCGGCGTTCTGTTATTTATTCGCAACGGCTTCCATTTTATCTAAGTTATTTGATAGCAAAGGACCAAACCACTTAGTCGTGCTATTGCTTGCATGTATTGCGATCGTGCCTCATACCTTGTTAACGACTAACGCTTTGTTTGTTGACGGGGCAATTAACTTCAATTTGCCTAACGTGGTAACGCTGGTTAGCGTGGTGATCACTATGTTAATCACCGCCACCGCAGTGAAGTATCAGTTAAATCTGCTACAGCCTGCTGCTTATGGATTTGCTAGCATTTGGCTGTTTATCAGCTTTTTCTTACCCGATGTAGCACATATCCCTTTAGCAGTGACCCAAGCGACTGTACTTAGCCATATCACATTATCGCTTATCGCCTACTGCGTATTGATAATCGCTTGCTTGTACGGCTTTCAAGTTGCCTATATCAATATGAAGCTGAAATCTAAAAACTTGGCGGCAGTGAACCACTTGCCACCACTTATGTTGGTAGAGCGTCAGTTATTTACCATTCTAGCGGTCGGTACGATAGCGCTAGCAGCTACAAACTTAACAGGCTTTATCTTCTTAGACGGTTTATTTAACACCGATAATGCACACAAAACCGTGTTGTCGTTACTCGCCTTATTGATTTATAGCATTATACTTTGGGGGCACTTTAAAAACGGTTGGCGTGGCCATCGCGTACTAACGCTGACACTAGTGGCAACAGCATTACTTACCTTGTCATACTTTGGCAGCCGCTTTGTGAAAGAATTCCTGTTGAGTTAG
- a CDS encoding SO_0444 family Cu/Zn efflux transporter — protein sequence METASLLVSNFIALTLDASPWLLLGLLIAGLMKAWLPSQLLSKHLGQGNRAIVKAALVGAPLPLCSCGVIPVATELKRSGASSPATSSFLVATPETGVDSITVSYAMLGPFFAVFRPVSAIVSAIATGFLVKTAKPVSEPHSNSTQAKASCCSSKTQVEEVHATETATSCCSSTHDKATEKSAGQKTLQGVNYALTQLIDDIIKWLLVGLIFATLVKTFIPTELLTAYGSGIPAMLLMILISIPMYICATASTPIAAGFIMAGISPGTALVFMMAGPATNISTLGVIKNEMGSSVLSRYLLGISVSAIAFGLLLDELVTYLGIDVNQQMQHSHELLPFWLSAGCALLLFVSAIKPLRRKIID from the coding sequence GTGGAAACCGCAAGCTTACTCGTATCAAATTTTATTGCCTTAACCTTAGATGCCAGCCCTTGGCTGCTTTTGGGCTTATTAATTGCTGGCTTAATGAAAGCTTGGCTACCTAGCCAATTATTGTCCAAACATTTAGGACAAGGTAATCGCGCGATTGTCAAAGCTGCGCTTGTGGGTGCCCCTCTGCCATTATGTTCATGCGGTGTTATACCAGTTGCAACCGAATTAAAACGCAGCGGTGCTTCTTCACCTGCCACTTCATCCTTTTTAGTTGCCACCCCTGAAACTGGCGTTGACTCTATAACCGTTTCATATGCCATGTTAGGACCCTTTTTCGCCGTATTTAGGCCCGTTTCTGCGATTGTCTCTGCAATTGCAACAGGGTTTTTGGTGAAAACAGCGAAGCCAGTATCTGAGCCTCACAGCAATTCTACACAAGCCAAAGCCAGTTGCTGCAGTAGCAAAACACAAGTAGAAGAAGTACATGCCACTGAAACAGCAACTAGCTGCTGTTCATCAACACACGACAAGGCAACAGAAAAAAGTGCGGGTCAGAAAACGTTGCAAGGCGTTAATTACGCATTAACTCAGCTAATTGACGATATTATCAAGTGGCTGCTCGTTGGCCTTATCTTCGCCACTTTAGTGAAAACCTTTATTCCAACTGAACTCTTAACAGCTTATGGCAGCGGTATTCCTGCGATGTTGTTAATGATCTTAATTTCAATTCCTATGTATATTTGCGCAACAGCATCTACGCCGATTGCGGCGGGATTTATCATGGCGGGTATTTCGCCAGGCACCGCTTTAGTGTTTATGATGGCAGGCCCTGCCACCAATATTTCCACCTTAGGCGTCATTAAAAATGAAATGGGCTCTTCCGTATTATCTCGCTACCTACTAGGCATTTCGGTATCAGCCATCGCCTTTGGCTTATTACTTGATGAATTAGTCACTTACCTAGGCATTGATGTTAATCAACAGATGCAACACAGCCATGAACTGTTACCTTTTTGGCTAAGTGCTGGCTGTGCATTACTTCTGTTTGTTTCAGCAATAAAGCCACTGCGCCGCAAAATTATCGATTAA
- the ffh gene encoding signal recognition particle protein, translated as MFENLSDRLTKTLKNISGRGRLTEDNIKDTLREVRMALLEADVALPVIRDFIKKVKERAVGQEVSKSLTPGQVFVKIVRTELEAAMGEVNEALDLKAAPPAVVLMAGLQGAGKTTSVAKLSKFLKEREKKKVLVVSADVYRPAAIKQLETLASEVGVEFFPSDIKQKPIDIANAAIDHAKRQFFDVLIVDTAGRLHVDEDMMGEIQELHAAIKPVETLFTVDAMTGQDAANTAKAFNDALPLTGVVLTKTDGDARGGAALSIRHITGKPIKFIGVGEKTDALEPFHPDRIASRILGMGDVLSLIEEVEQKVDKKKAEKLAKKVKSGKGFDLEDFREQLVQMKNMGGMMGLMDKLPGMGNLSEQVKGQMDDKITVQMEAIINSMTPAERARPDIIKGSRKRRIAAGSGTQIQDVNKLLKQFTQMQKMMKKMSGKGGMQKMMRGMKGMMPPGMGGGGFGGGMFGR; from the coding sequence ATGTTTGAGAATCTTTCCGATCGTTTAACCAAAACGCTTAAAAACATCAGTGGTCGCGGTCGCCTGACCGAAGATAATATTAAAGACACCTTGCGCGAAGTGCGCATGGCGCTACTAGAAGCTGATGTTGCTTTACCTGTTATCCGTGATTTTATTAAAAAAGTGAAAGAGCGTGCGGTTGGTCAGGAAGTATCAAAAAGTCTAACGCCGGGTCAGGTCTTCGTTAAGATTGTTCGCACAGAGCTCGAAGCTGCGATGGGTGAAGTGAACGAAGCGCTTGATTTAAAAGCAGCGCCACCAGCAGTGGTTTTAATGGCAGGTTTGCAAGGTGCAGGTAAAACCACCTCAGTTGCTAAGCTGTCAAAATTCTTAAAAGAGCGTGAAAAGAAAAAAGTACTTGTTGTTAGTGCTGACGTATATCGACCTGCGGCAATTAAGCAGCTTGAAACACTTGCTAGCGAAGTTGGCGTTGAATTCTTCCCCAGTGATATTAAACAAAAGCCGATTGATATTGCCAACGCAGCGATTGATCATGCTAAACGCCAGTTTTTTGATGTACTGATTGTCGATACCGCGGGTCGCTTGCATGTTGATGAAGACATGATGGGGGAGATTCAGGAATTACACGCCGCTATCAAGCCAGTTGAAACTTTATTCACTGTCGATGCGATGACAGGTCAAGATGCGGCAAATACCGCTAAAGCATTTAACGATGCCTTGCCACTAACCGGTGTGGTATTAACCAAAACCGATGGTGATGCGCGTGGTGGTGCGGCGCTATCAATTCGCCACATTACTGGCAAGCCAATTAAATTTATTGGTGTTGGTGAGAAAACCGATGCATTAGAGCCTTTCCACCCAGATCGTATTGCCTCACGTATTTTGGGTATGGGTGACGTATTGTCACTTATCGAAGAAGTAGAGCAAAAAGTCGATAAGAAAAAAGCCGAGAAGCTTGCCAAGAAAGTTAAATCAGGCAAAGGCTTTGACTTAGAAGACTTCCGAGAGCAGCTAGTGCAAATGAAAAACATGGGCGGCATGATGGGCTTGATGGACAAGCTGCCGGGCATGGGCAATTTATCTGAGCAAGTAAAAGGCCAGATGGATGACAAAATTACCGTGCAAATGGAAGCCATTATTAACTCGATGACGCCAGCAGAGCGCGCTCGCCCTGATATCATCAAAGGCTCTCGTAAGCGCCGTATTGCTGCCGGCTCTGGCACGCAAATTCAAGACGTTAATAAGCTACTAAAACAATTTACCCAAATGCAGAAAATGATGAAGAAGATGTCAGGTAAAGGCGGCATGCAGAAAATGATGCGCGGTATGAAAGGTATGATGCCACCGGGTATGGGCGGTGGCGGCTTTGGCGGCGGTATGTTTGGTCGTTAA
- the rpsP gene encoding 30S ribosomal protein S16: MVTIRLARGGAKKRPFYQVVVADSRNSRDGRFIEKVGFFNPTAQGQAEKLRLDLDRINHWVGQGAGLSDRVAKLVKDAQAAA, from the coding sequence ATGGTTACCATTCGTTTAGCTCGTGGTGGCGCGAAGAAGCGTCCATTCTATCAGGTTGTTGTTGCAGATAGCCGTAACTCTCGCGATGGTCGTTTCATCGAGAAAGTAGGTTTCTTCAACCCAACAGCACAAGGTCAAGCTGAAAAATTACGCTTAGACCTAGATCGTATCAACCACTGGGTTGGTCAAGGTGCTGGTCTATCTGATCGTGTGGCTAAGTTAGTTAAAGACGCTCAAGCAGCTGCTTAA
- the rimM gene encoding ribosome maturation factor RimM (Essential for efficient processing of 16S rRNA), with translation MSEKILLGKVGAVYGIKGWVKVHSFTEDPQAIFDYSPWSLKLGGKEQSAEIVDWRKHNNGLIAKLADVEDRDQAQSLVHSEIFVDESLLPELPEGEFYWRDLIGMSVVTDKGYNLGEVTDIMETGANDVLVVKANRNDGFGKKERLIPYIFDQVIVSVSNETKQICVDWDPGF, from the coding sequence ATGAGTGAAAAAATCCTCCTGGGTAAAGTAGGCGCAGTTTACGGTATCAAGGGCTGGGTAAAAGTTCACAGCTTTACTGAAGATCCTCAAGCTATTTTTGACTATTCACCTTGGTCATTAAAATTAGGTGGTAAAGAACAATCAGCGGAAATTGTTGATTGGCGCAAACATAATAACGGCTTAATTGCCAAGCTAGCAGATGTGGAAGATCGCGACCAAGCTCAAAGCTTAGTACATTCTGAAATATTTGTTGATGAATCACTATTACCAGAGTTGCCGGAAGGTGAGTTTTACTGGCGTGATTTAATTGGTATGAGTGTCGTGACCGACAAAGGTTATAACCTAGGCGAAGTCACCGATATTATGGAAACTGGCGCTAACGACGTACTGGTTGTTAAAGCGAACCGCAACGACGGCTTCGGGAAAAAAGAGCGGTTAATTCCGTATATTTTTGACCAAGTCATTGTCTCGGTAAGCAATGAAACGAAACAAATTTGTGTTGACTGGGACCCAGGTTTTTAA
- the trmD gene encoding tRNA (guanosine(37)-N1)-methyltransferase TrmD, translating into MWIGVISLFPEMFDAITQYGVTGRAIRKGLIEFHSWNPRDFTHDKHRTVDDRPYGGGPGMLMMVQPLRDAIHTAKAKAQADGRNAKVIYLSPQGRKLDQVGVSELAQDDCLIFVAGRYEGIDERIIESDIDEEWSVGDYILSGGELPAMNVIDAVARFVPGVLGHELSAEQDSFSDGLLDCPHYTRPEVLDAGSENEKAVPKVLLSGNHEHIRQWRQFQSLERTWHRRPELLTDLALTAEQTEMLKQIKREATDRES; encoded by the coding sequence ATGTGGATTGGGGTGATTAGCCTTTTTCCAGAAATGTTTGATGCCATAACACAGTATGGGGTGACAGGCCGAGCGATTCGTAAAGGCTTAATTGAATTTCATTCTTGGAATCCAAGAGACTTTACCCATGATAAGCATCGCACTGTGGACGACCGACCTTATGGCGGCGGACCGGGCATGTTAATGATGGTGCAACCGCTGCGCGATGCGATACATACTGCCAAAGCGAAAGCTCAAGCAGATGGCCGTAACGCCAAGGTGATTTACTTATCACCGCAAGGCCGGAAACTAGACCAAGTTGGCGTGAGTGAATTAGCACAAGACGACTGCCTGATTTTTGTGGCAGGACGTTACGAAGGAATTGACGAGCGGATCATCGAGTCAGATATTGACGAAGAGTGGTCAGTGGGCGATTACATTTTAAGTGGCGGTGAACTGCCGGCGATGAATGTAATTGACGCGGTCGCAAGATTTGTTCCCGGCGTGCTAGGGCATGAGCTATCAGCCGAGCAAGACTCGTTTTCTGATGGTTTACTTGATTGCCCACACTATACAAGACCAGAAGTATTAGACGCTGGCTCTGAAAATGAGAAAGCGGTACCTAAGGTGTTGTTAAGTGGTAATCACGAACATATCCGACAGTGGCGACAGTTTCAGTCACTGGAAAGAACTTGGCACAGGCGACCAGAACTTTTAACTGACCTAGCTCTGACGGCAGAACAGACTGAAATGCTGAAGCAAATTAAGCGTGAAGCAACTGACCGTGAATCCTAG
- the rplS gene encoding 50S ribosomal protein L19 codes for MSNIIKALEQEQMKTDLPAFAQGDTVVVQVKVKEGDKERLQAFEGVVIAIKNRGLHSAFTVRKISNGVGVERVFQTHSPLVDSIAVKRRGDVRQSKLYYLRERSGRSARIKEKLAKK; via the coding sequence ATGAGTAACATTATTAAAGCTCTTGAACAAGAGCAAATGAAAACTGACTTACCTGCGTTCGCGCAAGGTGACACAGTTGTTGTACAAGTAAAAGTTAAAGAAGGTGATAAAGAGCGTCTTCAAGCATTTGAAGGTGTTGTTATCGCGATTAAAAACCGTGGTTTACATTCAGCTTTCACTGTTCGCAAAATTTCGAACGGTGTAGGCGTTGAGCGTGTATTCCAGACACATAGCCCATTAGTTGACTCTATTGCAGTTAAACGCCGCGGTGATGTTCGTCAATCTAAACTTTACTACTTACGCGAGCGCTCTGGTCGTTCTGCGCGTATCAAAGAGAAGTTGGCGAAGAAGTAA
- a CDS encoding TauD/TfdA dioxygenase family protein, with product MGITVTPTGEACGAYIGGVDLTQPLSDEQIEEIRQAWGEHHVIIFRDQKLSDDDLERVSASFGDLAIDPFVKSLPGREHMIAIQREADETAAIFAEIWHADWTFKSNPPFATCLYSIEIPPVGGDTLFANQVLALEEMPEELRSRLEGQLAIHSAKMGYSKKGSYGDKYKSKSMEVVASDEALEQETHPFILKHPVSGKESIYGSAIAYIIGVSDMPQKEAMSLIMELQRWQVQEQFVYAHKWERDMLVMWDNRSVLHKATGGYEGYRRELHRTTISEKDGRPFSLS from the coding sequence ATGGGCATTACAGTTACCCCTACGGGTGAAGCTTGTGGCGCATACATCGGGGGCGTCGATTTAACTCAGCCTTTGAGTGATGAGCAGATTGAAGAAATTCGCCAAGCTTGGGGCGAACACCACGTAATTATTTTCCGTGATCAAAAATTATCAGATGATGACTTAGAGCGTGTATCTGCATCATTTGGTGATCTGGCGATAGATCCCTTTGTTAAGTCGCTGCCAGGTCGTGAGCATATGATTGCTATTCAGCGTGAAGCTGACGAAACCGCAGCAATCTTTGCAGAGATTTGGCATGCAGACTGGACGTTTAAATCGAACCCTCCATTTGCAACTTGCTTGTACAGCATCGAAATACCACCAGTCGGCGGTGATACTTTGTTTGCTAACCAAGTGTTGGCATTAGAGGAAATGCCGGAAGAACTGCGCAGTCGTTTAGAAGGGCAGTTAGCGATTCATTCAGCGAAAATGGGTTACTCGAAAAAAGGTTCTTACGGCGATAAGTACAAGAGCAAGAGTATGGAAGTGGTTGCATCTGATGAAGCATTAGAGCAAGAAACACATCCATTTATCCTTAAACACCCGGTAAGTGGCAAAGAGTCAATATACGGCTCAGCAATCGCCTACATTATTGGTGTTTCAGACATGCCGCAAAAAGAAGCAATGAGCTTGATTATGGAATTACAGCGCTGGCAAGTTCAAGAGCAATTCGTTTATGCTCATAAATGGGAAAGAGACATGTTGGTGATGTGGGATAACCGCAGTGTTTTACATAAAGCGACGGGTGGCTACGAAGGTTACCGCCGCGAATTGCATCGCACAACAATCTCAGAGAAAGACGGTCGTCCATTCTCGTTATCATAA
- a CDS encoding SCP2 sterol-binding domain-containing protein: MTTQELIDALIPAVDKFGGFPSSVKFKIGDASVIHVHNKEVVAEDKDASCTITMSLDTMKEIMAGETDAMSAVMEGDVEVEGDTSVAVSVQGLF; the protein is encoded by the coding sequence ATGACTACACAAGAATTAATTGACGCTCTAATACCAGCTGTTGACAAGTTTGGTGGCTTCCCGTCATCGGTTAAATTTAAAATTGGTGATGCGAGTGTTATTCACGTTCACAACAAAGAAGTAGTTGCTGAAGACAAAGATGCGTCGTGCACAATCACCATGTCACTTGATACCATGAAAGAGATCATGGCTGGTGAAACTGATGCGATGAGCGCGGTAATGGAAGGCGATGTTGAAGTTGAAGGTGATACATCGGTTGCCGTTAGCGTTCAAGGTCTATTTTAA
- a CDS encoding AraC family transcriptional regulator has translation MSWKDNRRANLTIQAIANILETNGIDLAQCFGDTGIDIKQMLNADVDIPNQTEIEVIARAVGVLPKQAGYGVKAAQALDVTNFGVLGLAILTSPTVRSALEAMASFSEVSILLSRVSFRESLGRVAFILDMEHLPASIHRFTFERYFYMTLRFLREMSPDYDMSDFELQLPFSDPHYEQELTAISGLKVRGNQPFYALIASKELLDLPVTNTDPIAHNHFLSECQRILNETNKFGGFAQKVRNYIIQEKNFSPKLTDVAHSLFISDRTLKRRLQEENHNFKAVVMDTKMTLAKELLLAASLPVKVVATRLDYSESASFLRAFKKWWGVSPAQMRAAQPKPLVKDSELQH, from the coding sequence ATGTCGTGGAAAGATAACAGACGAGCCAATCTGACTATTCAAGCGATTGCCAATATTTTAGAAACGAATGGAATAGACTTAGCACAGTGTTTTGGTGATACAGGGATAGACATCAAACAAATGCTAAATGCAGATGTTGATATCCCTAATCAAACTGAAATTGAAGTTATTGCAAGAGCAGTTGGAGTGCTGCCTAAACAGGCAGGTTATGGGGTAAAAGCTGCACAGGCATTAGATGTCACCAACTTTGGGGTTTTGGGGTTAGCAATATTAACAAGCCCAACCGTGCGCTCTGCTTTAGAGGCGATGGCGAGCTTCTCTGAGGTGTCTATTCTACTCTCTCGGGTGAGTTTTCGAGAAAGCCTTGGCCGCGTTGCCTTTATACTCGATATGGAACATTTGCCTGCGTCGATTCACCGGTTTACCTTTGAGCGTTACTTTTATATGACGCTGCGTTTTCTGCGTGAGATGAGTCCTGATTATGACATGTCTGATTTTGAACTACAGTTACCGTTTTCAGACCCTCATTATGAGCAAGAATTGACTGCAATTTCTGGTTTGAAAGTCAGGGGCAATCAACCCTTTTATGCGTTAATCGCCTCTAAAGAACTACTTGATTTACCCGTTACTAATACCGATCCCATTGCTCATAATCATTTTCTCAGTGAGTGTCAGCGCATTCTTAACGAAACCAACAAATTTGGTGGCTTCGCACAAAAAGTTCGCAATTACATTATACAAGAAAAGAATTTTTCGCCTAAGTTAACTGACGTCGCTCACTCCTTGTTTATCAGTGACCGCACATTAAAAAGACGGTTGCAGGAAGAAAACCATAACTTCAAGGCTGTGGTGATGGACACCAAGATGACGCTGGCAAAGGAGTTACTGCTCGCGGCTTCGTTGCCAGTCAAAGTAGTCGCAACTAGGCTGGATTATTCTGAGTCTGCGAGCTTTTTAAGAGCCTTTAAAAAGTGGTGGGGAGTATCGCCTGCGCAGATGAGGGCGGCACAACCTAAGCCGTTAGTAAAAGATAGCGAACTTCAGCATTAG
- a CDS encoding fumarylacetoacetate hydrolase family protein → MPCHIARYKNTTSGKFGWAVWDNGLYDIDVDSPDTQSFLRDGRELAFKMQSNLSEYQDQLLDAAEIEVLSPITKPCRILCQGSNYPAARVETGMDPHAKDYNTLFHKSDASITGPASDIIKPSHVKLLDYEVELAVVIGADIKESVTVTRDNIHQYVAGVVMVHDVTARDIQIPQVQFYKGKSYRTFCPTGPYLCLLGDDETKYLDQLNLTLTVNGELKQQDHSSNMIYKPHETLTELSQIEDLSPGDMIFTGSPGGCALSVPPKAIVKLLGLLPEAVKWKAFVGKQAKNPEYLKAGDYIEARIVSDDGKIDLGTQRNTIVNQ, encoded by the coding sequence ATGCCCTGTCATATTGCTAGATACAAAAATACAACATCAGGAAAATTCGGTTGGGCCGTTTGGGACAATGGCCTATACGATATTGATGTAGACAGCCCAGATACCCAGTCTTTTTTGCGTGATGGTCGAGAGCTGGCCTTTAAAATGCAAAGTAATTTATCGGAATATCAAGATCAATTGCTCGATGCAGCAGAAATCGAAGTTCTGTCGCCAATTACAAAACCGTGTCGTATTTTATGTCAAGGCTCAAACTATCCCGCTGCTCGCGTTGAAACTGGGATGGATCCACATGCTAAAGACTACAACACACTATTTCATAAATCAGATGCTAGCATTACCGGCCCTGCGTCAGATATTATCAAGCCAAGCCATGTTAAATTGCTTGACTATGAGGTCGAGTTAGCTGTTGTTATTGGCGCTGACATCAAAGAATCAGTAACGGTAACGCGCGACAATATTCATCAGTATGTCGCCGGTGTAGTTATGGTTCACGACGTTACTGCACGTGATATTCAAATCCCTCAAGTACAGTTTTACAAAGGCAAGAGCTATCGAACATTTTGTCCAACAGGACCTTATTTATGTCTGCTTGGCGATGATGAAACGAAATACCTTGATCAACTGAATTTGACGTTAACGGTCAATGGGGAGCTTAAGCAGCAAGATCATAGCAGTAACATGATTTACAAGCCTCATGAAACCCTGACTGAGCTCTCTCAAATAGAAGACTTATCACCCGGGGATATGATTTTTACCGGCTCACCTGGCGGTTGTGCGCTCTCTGTGCCACCTAAAGCGATTGTTAAACTGCTTGGCTTATTGCCTGAAGCGGTTAAATGGAAAGCCTTTGTTGGCAAACAAGCTAAAAACCCTGAGTACCTTAAAGCGGGCGATTATATTGAAGCACGCATTGTCAGTGACGATGGCAAAATTGATTTAGGTACTCAACGCAATACTATTGTTAATCAGTAA
- a CDS encoding enoyl-CoA hydratase/isomerase family protein has product MSLTTLETNGSVAILTMNNGENRHNPAFAAEMKAQLSAVLANENHKALIISSSDEKSWSLGIDTDWLMPAMQQKQYAQIQTFMYDMDEVFKTLLLFPIPVIAAINGHAFGNGAILSCACDFRFMRSDRGFFCFPEVDLSIPFLPGMIAFVKKAMPYYRFNEMKLTGRRVGAPELASDHVIEQACDDNEDLQAKALAFAQGFDKKRAIFGEHKKRLHKEIIAVIDQENKPLIDNLQLMV; this is encoded by the coding sequence ATGAGTTTAACAACACTAGAAACCAATGGTAGCGTTGCGATACTTACCATGAATAATGGTGAGAATCGCCATAACCCAGCATTCGCAGCAGAAATGAAGGCACAATTAAGTGCTGTGCTAGCAAATGAGAACCACAAGGCACTGATCATTAGCTCAAGCGATGAAAAAAGCTGGAGTTTAGGCATTGATACTGACTGGCTAATGCCAGCAATGCAGCAAAAGCAATATGCGCAAATCCAAACGTTTATGTACGATATGGACGAAGTATTTAAAACACTCTTGCTGTTTCCAATCCCTGTTATCGCCGCCATTAATGGTCATGCATTTGGCAATGGCGCAATTTTATCGTGTGCCTGTGACTTTAGATTTATGCGTTCAGATCGTGGATTTTTCTGCTTCCCAGAGGTTGATCTATCAATACCGTTTTTACCCGGCATGATCGCATTTGTGAAAAAGGCCATGCCTTACTATCGCTTTAATGAGATGAAACTGACTGGTCGCCGCGTCGGTGCACCAGAATTGGCTAGCGACCATGTGATTGAGCAAGCCTGTGATGACAATGAAGATTTGCAAGCTAAAGCACTAGCGTTCGCGCAAGGTTTTGATAAAAAACGCGCAATATTTGGCGAGCATAAAAAGCGTCTGCACAAAGAGATTATTGCGGTCATTGACCAAGAAAATAAACCATTGATTGATAACCTACAGTTGATGGTTTAG